In one Streptomyces sp. T12 genomic region, the following are encoded:
- a CDS encoding HK97 family phage prohead protease codes for MQRKTYEPAAVEIKSTGKGEVVAAFSIFNEIDSDLDVVLPEAIPHGIEVPMSAFNHKSWEDQLPVGKGVVSVDGRRATFTAKFFDTTGGRDTHEALKQLGPLARWSWGFDVIESERGTFNGQRVRFIKKVRLFEVSPVLRGANDNTRTLAIKSADATRADLLRIRDNLYRDILAESKARLDDECRREALRTEVERLYGNYIKAVGVGYSYDRESIVPETVRDAARAAVGVYAPELGLDRDQIRIKWFSAEDDAGAAVKGEFVDFWSEVPLLGRCLPKAAPRVIELNSSLTLDDCWNVVSHEMRHLAFPDESEEDVRLYENAQKLRRMGYEA; via the coding sequence ATGCAGCGGAAGACATACGAGCCAGCTGCCGTCGAGATTAAATCAACCGGCAAGGGTGAAGTAGTAGCGGCGTTCAGTATTTTCAATGAAATTGACAGTGACCTCGACGTCGTGCTGCCGGAGGCTATCCCGCACGGCATTGAAGTGCCGATGTCAGCTTTTAACCATAAGAGCTGGGAAGACCAACTTCCCGTCGGAAAGGGCGTTGTTAGCGTCGACGGCCGACGGGCGACGTTCACCGCGAAGTTCTTCGACACTACGGGTGGGCGGGATACGCACGAGGCGCTGAAGCAGCTCGGCCCTTTGGCTCGTTGGTCGTGGGGCTTCGACGTGATCGAAAGCGAACGCGGAACGTTCAACGGCCAGCGCGTCAGGTTCATTAAGAAGGTGCGGCTTTTTGAGGTCAGTCCCGTTCTACGCGGCGCGAACGATAATACGAGGACGCTGGCCATCAAGAGCGCGGATGCCACTCGCGCCGATCTGCTGCGAATCCGGGACAACCTTTACCGCGACATCCTCGCGGAGTCGAAGGCACGACTGGACGACGAGTGCCGCCGCGAGGCACTTCGCACTGAAGTGGAACGTCTGTATGGCAACTACATAAAGGCGGTGGGAGTCGGTTACAGCTACGACCGGGAATCGATCGTGCCGGAGACGGTCCGCGACGCCGCTCGTGCAGCTGTCGGGGTTTACGCCCCCGAGTTGGGGCTCGACCGCGATCAGATCCGAATCAAGTGGTTTTCGGCGGAAGATGACGCCGGGGCAGCGGTGAAGGGCGAGTTCGTCGACTTTTGGTCGGAGGTTCCGCTCCTCGGCCGATGCCTTCCGAAGGCGGCACCCCGCGTCATCGAGTTGAACTCCAGCCTTACGCTGGATGACTGCTGGAATGTGGTTTCCCATGAGATGCGCCACTTGGCCTTCCCCGACGAGTCAGAGGAAGACGTTCGGCTCTACGAAAACGCCCAAAAACTACGAAGGATGGGGTACGAAGCATGA